A window from Leptospira meyeri encodes these proteins:
- a CDS encoding CapA family protein: MNLFRICLLIVFVLPFLLFGADIPESVEPKLDLPVQNLYHFRTETGETIQYPKSTKLWFGGDVMFNWGVRDSMRSEDPYFPFKSFFSYLKNFDFRFLNLETPILHKTPSADQRKSYVFFGERKDLMVLRLLGIDGVFLGNNHTMDFGENGLFETLELLDEFGIRHTGAGKNTDEALVPIIVSKQNTEYRIFSFSDTGETRLFSGTKSPGAAYFRVGTAERLVKRTKPNQVNLLSVHWGVEYNPLPMDTERNAAKYLVNAGYQVIIGHHPHVPQGIEVFPKGVVIYSLGNFFFGSKNQYLKHNISVVLHFDGDKLLFVEVVPVFGKHQSLPGDHYFFPLGPKEAEIFLKEYAILCKQLGTELVISGGRGYVFLDKELKAKLKP; the protein is encoded by the coding sequence ATGAATCTATTTCGTATTTGTTTATTAATCGTTTTTGTTTTGCCATTTTTATTGTTTGGCGCAGACATTCCAGAATCGGTAGAACCAAAACTGGATTTACCCGTTCAGAACCTTTACCATTTTCGAACAGAAACAGGAGAAACCATCCAATATCCGAAATCCACTAAACTTTGGTTTGGTGGAGATGTGATGTTCAATTGGGGTGTGAGGGATTCGATGCGATCCGAAGACCCATACTTTCCTTTTAAAAGTTTTTTTAGTTATCTAAAAAATTTTGATTTTCGGTTTCTCAATTTAGAAACACCCATCCTTCATAAAACTCCTTCTGCAGACCAACGAAAATCCTATGTGTTCTTTGGAGAGAGAAAGGATTTAATGGTTTTGCGTCTTTTGGGGATTGATGGAGTTTTCCTCGGAAATAACCATACTATGGACTTTGGGGAAAATGGACTTTTTGAAACCTTAGAGTTGTTAGATGAATTTGGAATTCGTCATACAGGGGCCGGAAAAAATACAGATGAAGCCCTGGTTCCCATTATAGTTTCCAAACAAAATACAGAGTATCGAATTTTTTCTTTTTCCGATACGGGAGAAACAAGGTTATTTTCGGGGACTAAATCTCCGGGGGCAGCTTATTTCCGAGTGGGAACGGCTGAACGTTTGGTTAAAAGAACAAAACCAAATCAAGTAAATCTTCTCTCCGTGCATTGGGGTGTGGAATACAATCCTCTCCCAATGGATACAGAAAGAAATGCCGCAAAATATTTGGTGAATGCAGGTTATCAAGTGATCATTGGACACCATCCTCATGTTCCTCAAGGGATTGAGGTATTTCCTAAAGGTGTTGTCATTTATTCTCTTGGAAACTTTTTCTTTGGTTCTAAAAACCAATATTTGAAACACAATATCTCTGTAGTTTTGCATTTTGATGGCGACAAACTTTTGTTTGTGGAGGTGGTCCCTGTGTTTGGAAAACACCAATCCTTACCAGGTGATCATTATTTTTTTCCTTTAGGTCCAAAAGAGGCGGAAATTTTTTTGAAAGAGTATGCGATTCTTTGTAAACAACTCGGAACCGAACTAGTAATTTCTGGCGGTAGAGGTTATGTTTTTTTGGATAAAGAACTAAAAGCCAAACTAAAGCCGTAG
- the dnaB gene encoding replicative DNA helicase — MNSNPLQEIESEKNLIGYLLMRGVAGQEDLGLSPDDFYMDTHKRVFEAVTDLINEGINIDLVTVTNQMREKRLFKDESRDLEYITSLYKDTVPFQPLDYYVRRVKRVSDRRKYVEALNQAIDKVKVEPGENDSVFSLVEQSLMDISRQERSKGLRKVKDDANALIDYIKNVVAASQNGTGGINGLKTHFTGLDMATTGLKSHELMILAARPGNGKTTFALNIAANAALKERKTVVIFSLEMSRIELLLKLISADARIDSYALKAGTLTSAQMTQLKDSIGNITSASLYIDDSGYLTIQEFSARLRQLRTTEEVGLVIVDYLQLMSDPKAAMGGRQQEVANISRGLKQMAREVGCPIIALSQMNRSIENRSKDQRPQLSDLRESGAIEQDADIVCFIYREEMVKPPEELDPNKRGMAEIIIAKNRAGATADFPLMFNPKISRFDNVPL; from the coding sequence ATGAATTCTAACCCCCTTCAGGAGATAGAGTCTGAGAAGAACTTAATCGGTTACCTACTCATGAGAGGGGTAGCCGGGCAGGAAGACTTAGGTCTAAGCCCGGATGACTTCTATATGGACACACACAAACGTGTCTTTGAAGCCGTCACGGATCTTATCAATGAAGGGATCAATATTGACCTAGTTACGGTCACAAACCAAATGCGGGAAAAACGTCTTTTTAAAGATGAATCCCGTGACTTGGAATATATCACATCACTCTATAAAGATACTGTCCCCTTTCAGCCGTTAGACTATTACGTTCGTCGTGTTAAACGTGTTTCGGACAGACGTAAGTATGTAGAAGCATTAAACCAAGCCATTGACAAAGTCAAAGTAGAACCTGGTGAAAACGATTCTGTATTCAGTCTCGTAGAACAATCACTAATGGATATCTCTCGCCAAGAGAGATCCAAAGGTTTACGAAAAGTAAAAGACGATGCCAACGCACTCATCGATTACATCAAAAATGTTGTGGCGGCCAGCCAAAATGGAACGGGTGGGATCAATGGATTAAAAACCCATTTCACTGGTCTTGATATGGCAACCACAGGACTAAAATCTCACGAATTAATGATTCTTGCCGCTCGTCCCGGAAATGGAAAAACAACCTTTGCCTTAAACATTGCTGCCAATGCAGCTTTGAAAGAGCGCAAAACCGTTGTTATTTTTTCGTTAGAGATGAGCCGAATCGAATTACTTCTCAAACTCATCAGTGCGGATGCAAGGATTGATTCCTATGCATTAAAAGCGGGAACTCTTACTTCCGCACAGATGACCCAACTCAAAGACAGTATTGGAAATATTACCTCTGCAAGTTTGTATATTGATGATTCAGGATATTTAACCATCCAAGAATTTTCAGCGAGACTTCGCCAACTTCGGACCACAGAAGAAGTAGGGCTTGTGATTGTGGATTATTTACAGCTAATGAGTGATCCAAAGGCGGCTATGGGCGGACGGCAACAAGAGGTTGCTAATATTTCCAGAGGACTCAAACAAATGGCACGGGAGGTGGGTTGTCCCATCATCGCATTGTCGCAGATGAACCGTTCCATTGAAAACCGCTCCAAAGACCAAAGGCCACAACTCTCCGACTTACGGGAGTCAGGTGCCATTGAGCAGGATGCGGATATTGTATGTTTTATTTATCGGGAAGAAATGGTGAAACCTCCCGAGGAGCTTGACCCAAACAAAAGGGGAATGGCAGAGATCATTATCGCCAAAAACAGAGCGGGTGCTACGGCCGATTTTCCATTGATGTTCAATCCGAAGATTAGCCGTTTCGACAACGTTCCATTATAA
- a CDS encoding PhoH family protein, whose product MDESFTFQEESLYQTVCGIGDSKLPLWESRLNVKLIPRGKSLIIQGSEDQVQVAMDTFHKVEENFKRRPDKADYSFFDIDYLVNKVKDSSGGWPTPGSSDFQKEGETWTPRDKIFVTFKGKPIFPRTKNQESFVDSLHKNYITIAMGPAGTGKTFLSIATACRMMQTGEVDRLILTRPAVEAGENLGFLPGDLTQKVNPYLRPIYDALHECIGFEKTSEYLQVGKIEIAPIAFMRGRTLSHSFIILDEAQNCTLPQLKMFLTRFGKNSKMAISGDATQIDLAHGRSGLEKTVYTLRNLNGIETIFFGREDITRHPIVESIVRRFEENESLFSKKP is encoded by the coding sequence ATGGATGAAAGTTTTACATTTCAGGAAGAATCCCTCTACCAAACGGTATGTGGGATAGGAGACAGCAAACTACCGTTATGGGAAAGTCGCCTCAATGTAAAACTAATCCCCAGAGGAAAATCTCTCATCATCCAAGGTAGCGAGGATCAGGTTCAAGTTGCTATGGATACCTTCCATAAGGTGGAAGAAAATTTCAAACGTAGACCAGACAAAGCCGATTATTCTTTTTTTGATATCGATTACTTAGTGAATAAAGTAAAAGATTCCAGTGGTGGTTGGCCAACACCTGGTTCTTCTGACTTCCAAAAGGAAGGAGAAACCTGGACTCCTAGAGACAAAATCTTTGTTACTTTTAAAGGAAAACCCATCTTTCCTCGTACAAAAAACCAGGAAAGTTTTGTGGATAGTCTTCATAAAAACTACATCACCATTGCGATGGGCCCTGCCGGGACCGGTAAAACTTTTTTATCCATAGCCACAGCTTGCCGTATGATGCAAACAGGAGAAGTGGACAGACTTATCCTCACAAGGCCTGCAGTGGAAGCGGGAGAAAATTTAGGTTTTCTACCGGGAGATTTAACACAAAAAGTGAATCCCTATCTTCGCCCCATCTATGATGCGTTACACGAATGTATTGGTTTTGAAAAAACCAGTGAGTACTTACAGGTGGGTAAAATTGAAATTGCTCCCATTGCTTTTATGAGAGGGCGTACTCTCTCTCATTCCTTTATTATTTTGGATGAAGCACAGAACTGTACTTTGCCTCAATTAAAAATGTTTCTCACAAGGTTTGGTAAAAATTCCAAAATGGCAATTTCGGGTGATGCCACACAAATTGATTTGGCTCACGGTCGTTCTGGACTTGAAAAAACGGTTTATACATTAAGAAATCTAAATGGGATCGAAACAATTTTCTTTGGAAGAGAAGATATCACGCGTCACCCGATCGTCGAATCTATTGTGAGACGTTTTGAAGAAAACGAGAGTCTCTTTTCGAAAAAACCATGA
- the rpsF gene encoding 30S ribosomal protein S6: MRNYEITNILREGNVEETKSAVKDLLSKYNFTIQGEEDWGSKRLWHPVGQDEQGHFTLIKCSGSPAEVAKIEHEFKLNANILKTLVIRANG; the protein is encoded by the coding sequence ATGAGAAACTACGAAATCACGAATATTCTTCGTGAAGGTAATGTAGAAGAGACGAAGTCTGCAGTAAAAGACTTACTCTCCAAATACAACTTCACGATCCAAGGCGAAGAGGATTGGGGTTCTAAAAGACTCTGGCATCCGGTTGGACAAGACGAACAAGGTCACTTCACACTTATCAAGTGTTCCGGCTCTCCCGCAGAAGTAGCAAAGATCGAACATGAGTTTAAACTCAATGCGAATATCTTAAAAACCCTCGTAATTAGGGCAAATGGCTAA
- the rplI gene encoding 50S ribosomal protein L9 — protein sequence MKVVLQKDVLNLGDAGDVKEVADGYARNFLIPRRLAVRANDGNTKAALHQKRLADLKREKRVKVMKDLSSSIDGKTYEVKVKVGENDKLFGSVTANDIALAIKNTGVELDKRKLDLGEPIKSVGEFKIKVRLAEGVVPQIVVKVVGQA from the coding sequence ATGAAAGTTGTATTACAAAAAGACGTATTGAATCTTGGTGATGCTGGAGATGTGAAAGAAGTTGCTGATGGTTATGCACGTAACTTCCTCATTCCGAGAAGACTTGCCGTCCGTGCAAATGATGGAAACACTAAAGCGGCTCTCCACCAAAAAAGACTTGCTGATCTTAAACGCGAAAAACGTGTAAAAGTGATGAAAGATCTTTCTTCTTCGATTGATGGTAAAACATACGAAGTGAAAGTGAAAGTGGGTGAGAACGACAAACTTTTTGGTTCTGTAACAGCAAATGATATTGCTCTCGCAATCAAAAACACTGGGGTAGAACTCGACAAACGTAAGTTAGATTTAGGTGAACCAATTAAATCGGTTGGTGAATTTAAAATTAAAGTTCGTTTGGCTGAAGGTGTTGTACCTCAAATCGTAGTTAAAGTCGTCGGCCAAGCATAG
- the rpsR gene encoding 30S ribosomal protein S18, which translates to MEDDEKGGFRGKDGEGKFGRKNAKYKKKVCKFCADKALLAGLDYKRVDILERFVTNRGKIIPRRITGTCGKHQRALAREIRKSRSIGLLPFKVL; encoded by the coding sequence ATGGAAGACGACGAAAAAGGTGGTTTCCGTGGTAAAGACGGAGAAGGCAAATTCGGTCGTAAAAACGCAAAATACAAAAAGAAAGTATGTAAGTTCTGTGCTGACAAAGCACTACTTGCAGGACTTGATTACAAACGAGTCGACATTCTAGAAAGATTTGTTACCAACCGTGGTAAAATCATTCCAAGAAGAATCACTGGAACTTGTGGCAAACACCAGAGAGCCCTTGCTCGTGAAATCAGAAAATCCAGATCTATCGGTTTATTGCCGTTTAAAGTTCTGTAG
- the aspS gene encoding aspartate--tRNA ligase has product MNQWVSSEYKNRVSATSVSDASVGKTLFLSGWAFRYRDQGGVIFIDLRDRSGILQIVARKEILGEDFSKVEKIRSEFVIAVKGKLSLRDAESVNPKMETGKYELIAESVEILNTSKTPPFTLDEFDPSGEEIRLKYRYLDMRREELRDRLVLRHKLTFALREYLDSKSFLEIETPILNKSTPEGARDFLVPSRLNAGEFYALPQSPQLFKQILMIGGMERYFQIVKCFRDEDLRADRQPEFTQLDMEFSFVTEDDIRSEIETMWAFALKKVFHLEVNAPFMTMPYHVAMEEYGSDKPDIRFGMKLVNVSEIVKDADFQVFSAAVSGGGVVKAICVPGGSVISRKEIEDLTSWLSRDFRAKGLAYMKHGANGLESTITKRFTPEALEKIAKAVGSKEGDMVFFGADSSKIVNASLGALRLKLSEKYDPPKVPYSFHWVVDFPMFELDETTKTWTFLHHPFTSPKEEDFDKLRDWKAGKSVDLSSIGAKAYDLVLNGTEIGGGSIRIHNPEIQSLVLEAIGIGEEDAKSKFGFLLDALSFGAPPHGGIAFGVDRIMMLLTGGTSIRDVIAFPKTQKGTCMMSEAPGPVEAKQLEELKLRVVTI; this is encoded by the coding sequence TTGAATCAGTGGGTCAGTTCCGAATATAAAAATAGAGTTAGCGCAACGAGTGTCTCTGATGCGTCTGTTGGAAAAACATTATTCCTTTCCGGTTGGGCCTTTCGTTACCGTGACCAAGGTGGGGTGATTTTTATCGACCTTCGTGATCGTTCTGGAATTTTACAAATTGTTGCTCGTAAAGAAATTCTTGGTGAAGACTTCTCCAAAGTAGAAAAAATTCGTTCTGAGTTTGTGATTGCTGTAAAAGGAAAACTTTCTCTTCGTGATGCAGAATCCGTAAATCCAAAAATGGAAACCGGCAAATACGAGTTAATTGCTGAATCTGTAGAAATTTTAAATACATCCAAAACTCCTCCATTTACTTTAGATGAATTTGATCCATCTGGTGAAGAAATTCGATTGAAGTATCGTTATTTGGATATGCGCCGCGAAGAACTTCGAGATCGTTTGGTCCTTCGGCACAAACTAACATTTGCTCTTAGAGAGTATTTGGATAGTAAATCTTTTTTAGAAATTGAAACTCCGATTTTAAATAAATCCACACCAGAAGGGGCAAGGGACTTTCTTGTTCCTTCTCGATTGAATGCTGGTGAGTTTTATGCTCTCCCACAATCCCCACAACTTTTCAAACAGATCCTGATGATTGGAGGAATGGAAAGGTATTTCCAAATTGTAAAATGTTTTCGAGATGAAGACTTACGTGCAGACCGCCAACCAGAGTTCACACAACTTGATATGGAGTTTTCTTTTGTAACAGAAGATGACATTCGTTCTGAGATCGAGACCATGTGGGCCTTTGCTTTAAAGAAAGTGTTTCATTTAGAAGTGAATGCACCCTTTATGACTATGCCGTATCATGTGGCGATGGAAGAATATGGTTCTGACAAACCGGACATTCGTTTTGGAATGAAACTCGTGAATGTATCGGAAATTGTGAAGGATGCAGACTTCCAAGTTTTCAGTGCAGCCGTTTCCGGTGGTGGAGTGGTGAAAGCAATTTGTGTTCCGGGTGGGTCTGTAATTTCTCGAAAAGAAATTGAAGACTTAACTTCTTGGTTATCAAGAGACTTCCGAGCGAAAGGTCTTGCTTACATGAAACATGGGGCAAATGGACTTGAATCCACAATCACCAAACGTTTCACTCCCGAAGCTCTCGAGAAAATCGCAAAAGCAGTAGGATCTAAAGAAGGGGATATGGTATTTTTTGGAGCTGATTCTTCTAAGATAGTCAATGCTTCCCTTGGTGCCTTACGATTAAAATTATCAGAAAAGTATGATCCTCCGAAGGTTCCTTATAGTTTCCATTGGGTCGTGGACTTCCCTATGTTTGAGTTAGATGAAACCACAAAAACTTGGACCTTCCTCCACCATCCTTTCACTTCTCCCAAAGAAGAAGACTTTGACAAACTAAGAGACTGGAAAGCTGGGAAATCGGTTGACCTTTCTTCGATCGGAGCTAAAGCTTATGATCTAGTTCTCAATGGGACAGAAATTGGTGGTGGTTCCATCCGGATCCACAACCCAGAAATCCAAAGCCTAGTTTTGGAAGCCATTGGAATTGGAGAAGAAGATGCTAAATCCAAATTCGGATTTTTACTCGATGCCCTTTCTTTTGGGGCACCACCTCATGGGGGGATTGCCTTTGGAGTGGATCGTATCATGATGTTACTCACGGGAGGAACTTCCATTCGAGATGTGATTGCCTTCCCTAAAACTCAAAAAGGAACTTGTATGATGAGTGAAGCTCCAGGTCCAGTTGAGGCAAAACAATTAGAAGAATTAAAACTCAGGGTAGTCACTATCTAA
- a CDS encoding single-stranded DNA-binding protein, with protein sequence MANDLNKVLIIGRMTRDPEFKSVNGSSVVNFSIANNRVYVTNGEKKEETHYFDCVAWGRLADILKQYAGKGKQVAIEGRLQQQSWETPEGKKASKIRIYVETAQLLGGQGQGGGSGDRSDSSNSYDSGVSNGYDDYPAGDDDIPF encoded by the coding sequence ATGGCTAACGATCTTAACAAAGTACTTATAATCGGTCGAATGACCCGTGATCCGGAATTTAAATCGGTGAACGGAAGTTCTGTTGTCAATTTTTCAATTGCGAATAACAGAGTTTATGTGACTAACGGTGAAAAAAAAGAGGAAACTCATTATTTTGACTGTGTGGCATGGGGCCGACTCGCTGACATATTAAAACAATATGCTGGCAAAGGAAAACAAGTAGCGATTGAAGGCAGACTTCAACAACAGTCCTGGGAAACTCCTGAAGGCAAAAAAGCCTCTAAAATCCGCATTTATGTCGAGACCGCACAATTGTTAGGTGGTCAAGGGCAAGGTGGAGGATCTGGAGACCGTTCTGACAGTTCCAATTCTTATGATTCCGGCGTAAGTAATGGTTATGATGATTATCCAGCCGGTGATGACGACATTCCTTTTTGA